The Mugil cephalus isolate CIBA_MC_2020 chromosome 11, CIBA_Mcephalus_1.1, whole genome shotgun sequence genome includes a window with the following:
- the LOC125016590 gene encoding free fatty acid receptor 3-like, with translation MRTYCHWCKIRQYYFPNSLAPLFFVTTYILSDVYHILWFSSIMASMVKADVLLSVYVVSFLIGFPANLVAVYVFSKKIHSKPRSIDILLLNLTVSDLLFLIILPFKMHEAASGMTWTLPKFICSISSFLFFFTIYTSILTLMAVSVVRYTAVAFPITYKRLQKPVYAISTCAVIWLIAGAHCSIILISLYHPSLSNKNFTVCYRDFTEKQLAFLLPARFEVFFVLSFIPLLICIFCYLNCILILYRRPGISHKQKQKAIGMAMGTLAVFLICVIPFNISHLIGFFQGKNPDWRHYTLLLSTFNTCIDPIIFYFSSSSFRCTGKKSVFRKH, from the coding sequence ATGCGTACATACTGTCACTGGTGTAAAATTAGACAATACTATTTTCCTAACAGTTTAGCACCACTTTTCTTTGTCACTACATACATTCTCAGTGATGTGTATCATATTCTTTGGTTTAGTTCCATAATGGCATCAATGGTGAAGGCTGATGTCCTTCTCTCAGTTTACGTCGTTTCCTTCCTGATTGGTTTCCCTGCCAACCTCGTGGCTGTCTATGTCTTCAGTAAGAAGATCCACTCCAAGCCACGTTCAATAGACATCCTGCTGCTCAATCTCACCGTCTCCGACCTGCTCTTCTTGATCATCCTTCCTTTCAAGATGCACGAGGCAGCATCTGGCATGACGTGGACTCTGCCCAAGTTCATATGCTCCATCAgctccttcttgtttttcttcacaatcTACACTAGTATATTGACACTGATGGCAGTCAGTGTGGTGCGCTACACTGCAGTAGCATTCCCCATCACCTATAAGCGGCTGCAAAAACCGGTGTATGCGATTAGTACCTGTGCTGTTATTTGGCTAATCGCAGGTGCACACTGCAGCATCATTTTAATCTCCCTATATCACCCATCCCTGTCCAACAAAAACTTCACTGTGTGCTATAGAGatttcacagaaaaacagttgGCGTTCCTCCTCCCGGCTCGCTTCGAGGTTTTCTTTGTGCTAAGCTTCATACCCCttctaatttgtattttttgctaCTTGAACTGCATCCTTATTCTGTACCGACGACCTGGGATATCCCACAAGCAGAAGCAGAAGGCCATTGGCATGGCCATGGGGACTCTCGCTGTGTTCCTTATTTGTGTTATACCATTCAATATCTCTCATTTAATTGGCTTCTTCCAGGGTAAAAACCCAGACTGGAGGCACTACACCTTGCTGCTTAGCACTTTTAACACTTGTATTGATCCCATCATCTTCTACTTTTCTTCCTCCAGCTTCCGCTGCACAGGAAAAAAGTCCGTATTCAGGAAACATTAG
- the lim2.5 gene encoding lens intrinsic membrane protein 2.5, translated as MMYSFMGGGLFCAIVGNILLVVSTATDYWMQYRLSGSFAHQGLWRYCMSGKCYMQTDSIAYWNATRAFMILSAMSCFAGIIAGILSFAHFSAFERFNRSFAAGIMFFVSTLFVLLAMAIYTGVTVNFLGKRFGDWRFSWSYILGWVALLMTFFAGIFYMCAYRMHECRRVAGPR; from the exons ATGATGTACAGCTTCATGGGAGGGGGCCTGTTTTGTGCCATCGTGGGGAACATCCTGCTGGTGGTCTCCACAGCCACAGACTACTGGATGCAGTACCGTCTGTCAGGCAGCTTTGCTCATCAGGgcctgtggaggtactgcatgtCTGGCAAGTGTTACATGCAGACCGACAGCATTG CTTACTGGAACGCCACTCGCGCCTTCATGATCCTGTCTGCCATGTCATGCTTTGCTGGCATCATCGCAGGAATCCTCTCTTTTGCTCACTTCTCCGCCTTTGAGAGATTCAATCGCTCGTTCGCTGCTGGCATCATGTTCTTTGTTTCAA CTCTCTTTGTCCTGCTTGCAATGGCCATTTACACCGGGGTGACGGTGAACTTCCTGGGCAAGCGTTTCGGTGACTGGCGTTTCTCTTGGTCCTACATACTAGGCTGGGTGGCTCTGCTCATGACCTTCTTCGCAG GTATATTCTACATGTGTGCCTACAGAATGCATGAGTGCAGAAGAGTGGCTGGCCCACGTTAA
- the LOC125016466 gene encoding free fatty acid receptor 2-like, with translation MASMVKAEVILSVYVASFLIGFPANLVAVYAFSKKIRSKPLPTDILLLNLTVSDLLFLIVLPLKMHEAASGMKWTLPKFMCSITSFFFFSPIYTSALILMAVSVVRYTAVAFPITYQRLQKPVYAISICAVIWLISGAHCSITFISLHHPSLSNNNFSVCYENFTEQQLAFLLPARLEFFIVLCFIPLLICVFCYLNCIYILYRRPGISQKQKQKAIGMAMGTLAVFLICVMPFSFSHLVGYFQGRSLKWRYYTLLLSTFNTCIDPVIFYFSSSSFRCTGKKSIFRKQGSSTANQQGTGCSSK, from the coding sequence ATGGCATCAATGGTGAAGGCTGAGGTCATTCTCTCAGTTTACGTTGCTTCCTTCCTGATTGGTTTCCCTGCCAACCTCGTGGCTGTCTATGCCTTCAGTAAGAAGATCCGCTCCAAGCCACTTCCAACAGACATCCTGCTGCTCAATCTCACCGTCTCCGACCTGCTCTTCTTGATCGTCCTTCCTCTCAAGATGCATGAGGCAGCGTCTGGCATGAAATGGACTCTGCCCAAGTTCATGTGCTCCatcacctccttcttctttttctccccaaTCTACACCAGTGCGTTGATACTGATGGCAGTCAGTGTGGTGCGCTACACTGCAGTAGCATTCCCCATCACCTATCAGCGGCTGCAAAAACCGGTGTATGCGATTAGTATCTGTGCTGTTATTTGGCTAATCTCAGGAGCTCACTGCAGCATCACTTTCATCTCCCTACACCACCCATCCCTgtccaacaacaacttctctGTGTGCTATGAAAACTTCACAGAACAACAGTTGGCGTTCCTCCTCCCAGCTCGCTTGGAGTTCTTTATTGTGCTTTGCTTCATACCCCttctaatttgtgttttttgctaCTTGAACTGCATCTATATTCTGTACCGACGACCCGGGATATcccagaagcagaagcagaaggcCATTGGCATGGCCATGGGGACTCTCGCTGTGTTCCTTATTTGTGTTATGCCATTCAGTTTCTCTCATTTAGTTGGTTACTTCCAGGGTAGAAGTCTAAAGTGGAGGTACTACACCTTGCTGCTTAGCACATTTAACACTTGTATTGATCCCGTCATCTTCTACTTTTCTTCCTCCAGCTTCCGTTGCACAGGAAAAAAGTCCATATTCAGGAAACAAGGGTCTTCCACTGCAAATCAGCAAGGCACAGGATGTAgctcaaagtaa